In Stenotrophomonas sp. 610A2, one DNA window encodes the following:
- a CDS encoding long-chain fatty acid--CoA ligase — translation MTQERPWLQSYPAGVPAEIDVNEFHSVADVFNASVAKFRDRPAYSNFGKVLTYGEADALVTQFAAYLLGELKLKKGDRVAIMMPNCLQYPIAIFGILRAGLTVVNVNPLYTARELKHQLVDAGVSVLLVVDNFGETVQQVIADTPVKQVITTGLGDMLGFPKGAIVNFVLKYVKKMVPDYDLPKAIRFKDALKLGKRHSMPVVEVDHEDIAFLQYTGGTTGVAKGAMLTHRNLIANMQQASAWISASGVKPGEEVIITALPLYHIFALTANGLVFMKLGGLNYLITNPRDMKGFVKELKNNRFTAITGVNTLFNGLLNTEGFDQVDFSNLKVALGGGMAVQRAVADKWKKVTGVTLVEAYGLTETSPAACINPLDLKEYNGAIGLPIPSTEACVKNDDGQMVALGEVGELCIRGPQVMKGYWHRQDETDKVMDADGWLHTGDMARMDENGFFYIVDRKKDMILVSGFNVYPNEIEDVLAMMPGILEVAAVGAPNEKSGEVVKVVIVKKDPNLTEEQVKEFARANLTGYKHPRIVEFRKELPKTNVGKILRRELRDAKPEA, via the coding sequence ATGACGCAAGAACGTCCTTGGCTGCAGAGCTATCCGGCTGGTGTACCGGCTGAAATCGACGTCAACGAATTCCACTCCGTCGCCGATGTCTTCAATGCCTCGGTTGCCAAGTTCCGTGATCGCCCGGCCTACTCCAACTTCGGCAAGGTGCTGACCTATGGCGAAGCGGATGCTCTGGTCACCCAGTTCGCCGCCTACCTGCTGGGCGAGCTGAAGCTGAAGAAGGGCGACCGCGTTGCGATCATGATGCCCAACTGCCTGCAGTATCCGATCGCCATTTTCGGCATCCTGCGCGCCGGCCTGACCGTGGTAAACGTCAACCCGCTGTATACCGCACGCGAACTCAAGCATCAGTTGGTCGACGCCGGCGTCTCCGTGCTGCTGGTGGTCGACAACTTCGGCGAGACCGTGCAGCAGGTCATCGCCGATACGCCGGTCAAGCAGGTCATCACCACCGGTCTGGGTGACATGCTCGGCTTCCCCAAGGGCGCCATCGTCAACTTCGTGCTGAAGTACGTGAAGAAGATGGTGCCGGATTACGACCTGCCCAAGGCCATCCGCTTCAAGGATGCGTTGAAGCTCGGCAAGCGCCACAGCATGCCGGTGGTCGAGGTGGACCACGAGGACATCGCCTTCCTGCAGTACACCGGTGGCACCACCGGCGTCGCCAAGGGCGCGATGCTGACCCACCGCAACCTGATCGCCAACATGCAGCAGGCCTCGGCCTGGATCAGCGCATCGGGCGTGAAGCCGGGCGAGGAAGTCATCATCACCGCGCTGCCGCTGTACCACATCTTCGCGTTGACGGCGAACGGCCTGGTCTTCATGAAGCTCGGCGGCCTGAACTACCTGATCACCAACCCGCGTGACATGAAGGGCTTCGTCAAGGAACTGAAGAACAACCGTTTCACCGCCATCACCGGCGTCAATACCTTGTTCAACGGCCTGCTCAATACCGAAGGCTTCGATCAGGTCGACTTCTCCAACCTCAAGGTTGCGCTCGGCGGCGGCATGGCCGTGCAGCGCGCCGTGGCTGACAAGTGGAAGAAGGTTACCGGCGTCACCCTGGTGGAAGCCTACGGCCTGACCGAGACCTCACCGGCAGCCTGTATCAACCCGCTGGACCTGAAGGAATACAACGGTGCCATCGGCTTGCCGATCCCCTCCACCGAAGCCTGCGTCAAGAACGACGACGGCCAGATGGTTGCACTGGGTGAAGTCGGCGAGCTGTGCATCCGCGGGCCGCAGGTGATGAAGGGTTACTGGCACCGCCAGGACGAGACCGACAAGGTCATGGACGCTGATGGCTGGCTACATACCGGCGACATGGCGCGCATGGACGAGAACGGCTTCTTCTACATCGTCGACCGCAAGAAGGACATGATCCTGGTGTCCGGCTTCAACGTCTACCCGAACGAAATCGAAGACGTGCTGGCGATGATGCCGGGCATCCTGGAAGTGGCGGCCGTGGGTGCGCCCAACGAGAAGTCGGGTGAAGTGGTGAAGGTGGTCATCGTCAAGAAGGACCCCAACCTCACCGAGGAGCAGGTGAAGGAGTTCGCCCGCGCCAACCTGACCGGTTACAAGCACCCGCGCATTGTCGAGTTCCGCAAGGAACTGCCCAAGACCAACGTCGGCAAGATCCTGCGCCGCGAGCTGCGTGACGCCAAGCCGGAAGCTTG
- the acnA gene encoding aconitate hydratase AcnA has protein sequence MSDTFSTRSQLEVGGQQYTYCSLPKLGQKFDISHLPYSMKILLENLLRHEDGGQTVGPDHIEAVARWNPKAEPDTEIAFMPARVVLQDFTGVPCVVDLAAMRDAVTKLGGKAEQINPLIPSELVIDHSVQVDVFGRPDALDLNGKIEFERNQERYSFLRWGQKAFENFKVVPPNTGIVHQVNLENLARVVMERQIDGANWAFPDTVFGTDSHTTMINGIGVLGWGVGGIEAEAAMLGQPSSMLIPQVVGFKLTGKLPEGTTATDLVLTVTQMLRKLGVVGKFVEFYGEGLQHLPLADRATIANMAPEYGATCGIFPIDAESLNYLRLSGRSDAQINLVEAYAKAQGLWHDANSPHAQYSATLELDMAEVKPSMAGPKRPQDRVLLEDVHSNFTEALKGLTSHREQRNGDVADFINEGGGAAVGNEQLAKGHADIVINEQAMRLKDGAVVIAAITSCTNTSNPAVMLGAGLLARNAARLGLKAKPWVKTSLGPGSRVVTDYLEKAGVLPDLEKLGFFVVGYGCTTCIGNSGPLPTEVSAGIAAGDLVVASVLSGNRNFEGRVHPEVKANYLASPPLVVAYAIAGTVRIDLSKEPLGKGSDGQDVYLRDIWPSNKEIGDTIAATVGPEMFKQNYADVFKGDTRWAQIESPEGQAYEWNGDSTYIKNPPYFDGMTMQVGSISDVHGARVMGLFGDSITTDHISPAGNIKKDSPAGRFLQSRGVQPADFNSYGSRRGNDDVMVRGTFANIRIKNLMFGGEEGGNTLYYAPGSNTGEKLAIYDAAMKYKADGVPLVVLAGKEYGTGSSRDWAAKGTNLLGVKAVIAESFERIHRSNLVGMGVLPLQFHDGENAQTLGLDGSEVFDVTGLDDGKAKTATVTATKADGSQKSFTAKVLLLTPKEVEYFRNGGLLQYVLRQLAAKKAA, from the coding sequence ATGAGCGATACATTCTCCACCCGTAGCCAACTGGAGGTTGGCGGCCAGCAGTACACCTACTGCAGCCTTCCCAAGCTCGGTCAGAAGTTCGATATTTCCCACCTCCCCTACTCGATGAAGATCCTGCTGGAGAACCTGCTCCGGCATGAGGACGGCGGCCAGACCGTCGGCCCTGACCACATCGAAGCCGTCGCCCGCTGGAACCCCAAGGCGGAGCCCGACACCGAGATCGCTTTCATGCCCGCGCGCGTGGTGCTGCAGGACTTCACCGGCGTGCCCTGCGTGGTCGACCTGGCCGCCATGCGCGACGCCGTCACCAAGCTCGGCGGCAAGGCCGAGCAGATCAACCCGCTGATCCCCTCCGAACTGGTCATCGACCATTCCGTGCAGGTTGACGTGTTCGGCCGCCCTGACGCGCTGGACCTCAACGGCAAGATCGAGTTCGAACGCAACCAGGAACGTTATAGCTTCCTGCGCTGGGGCCAGAAGGCCTTCGAGAACTTCAAGGTCGTACCGCCGAATACCGGCATCGTCCACCAGGTGAACCTGGAAAACCTTGCCCGTGTGGTGATGGAACGGCAGATCGACGGCGCCAACTGGGCCTTCCCGGACACCGTGTTCGGCACGGACTCGCACACCACCATGATCAATGGCATCGGCGTGCTCGGCTGGGGCGTCGGCGGCATCGAGGCCGAGGCCGCGATGCTGGGCCAGCCCTCCTCGATGCTCATTCCCCAGGTAGTCGGCTTCAAGTTGACCGGCAAGCTGCCCGAAGGCACCACCGCCACCGACCTGGTGCTGACCGTCACCCAGATGCTGCGCAAGCTCGGCGTGGTTGGCAAATTCGTCGAGTTCTATGGCGAGGGCCTGCAACACCTGCCGCTGGCCGACCGCGCCACCATCGCCAACATGGCCCCGGAATACGGCGCCACCTGCGGCATCTTCCCGATCGATGCCGAGTCACTGAACTACCTGCGCCTGTCCGGTCGCAGCGATGCACAGATCAACCTGGTCGAAGCCTACGCAAAAGCACAAGGCCTGTGGCACGACGCCAACAGCCCGCATGCGCAGTACAGCGCCACCCTGGAACTGGATATGGCCGAGGTCAAGCCGTCGATGGCCGGCCCCAAGCGCCCGCAGGACCGCGTGCTGCTGGAAGACGTGCACAGCAACTTCACCGAAGCGTTGAAAGGCCTGACCAGCCACCGCGAGCAGCGCAATGGCGACGTCGCCGATTTCATCAACGAAGGCGGCGGTGCAGCGGTTGGCAACGAGCAGCTGGCCAAGGGCCACGCCGACATCGTGATCAACGAACAAGCGATGCGCCTGAAGGATGGCGCAGTGGTGATCGCCGCCATTACGTCGTGCACCAACACCTCCAACCCGGCGGTGATGCTCGGCGCCGGCCTGCTCGCGCGCAATGCGGCACGGCTGGGGCTCAAGGCCAAGCCGTGGGTCAAGACCTCGCTTGGACCGGGCTCCCGCGTCGTCACCGACTATCTGGAAAAAGCCGGCGTCCTGCCGGACTTGGAGAAGCTCGGCTTCTTCGTGGTCGGCTACGGCTGCACCACCTGCATCGGCAACTCCGGCCCGCTGCCCACCGAAGTCAGCGCCGGCATTGCCGCTGGCGATCTGGTGGTGGCCTCGGTGCTTTCGGGCAACCGCAACTTCGAAGGCCGTGTGCACCCTGAAGTGAAGGCCAACTACCTGGCCTCGCCACCGCTGGTGGTCGCCTACGCCATCGCTGGTACGGTCCGCATCGACCTGAGCAAGGAACCGCTGGGCAAGGGCAGCGACGGCCAGGACGTCTACCTGCGCGACATCTGGCCGAGCAACAAGGAAATCGGCGACACCATCGCTGCCACCGTCGGCCCGGAGATGTTCAAGCAGAACTACGCCGATGTGTTCAAGGGTGACACCCGCTGGGCGCAGATCGAATCGCCGGAGGGCCAGGCCTACGAATGGAATGGCGACTCTACCTATATCAAGAACCCGCCGTACTTCGATGGCATGACCATGCAGGTCGGCAGCATCAGCGACGTACATGGCGCGCGGGTGATGGGCCTGTTTGGTGACTCGATCACCACCGACCACATCTCCCCGGCCGGCAACATCAAGAAGGATTCGCCGGCAGGCCGCTTCCTGCAGTCGCGTGGCGTACAGCCAGCCGACTTCAACAGCTACGGCAGCCGCCGCGGCAATGACGACGTGATGGTGCGCGGCACCTTCGCCAACATCCGCATCAAGAACCTGATGTTCGGCGGCGAAGAAGGCGGTAACACGCTGTACTACGCCCCGGGCAGCAATACCGGCGAGAAGCTGGCGATCTACGACGCGGCGATGAAGTACAAGGCCGATGGCGTGCCGCTGGTGGTGTTGGCTGGCAAGGAATATGGCACTGGCTCATCGCGCGACTGGGCCGCCAAGGGCACCAACCTGCTGGGGGTCAAGGCGGTGATCGCCGAGAGCTTCGAGCGCATCCACCGCTCCAACCTGGTCGGCATGGGCGTGCTGCCACTGCAGTTCCATGACGGTGAGAACGCGCAGACCTTGGGTCTGGATGGCTCGGAAGTGTTTGATGTGACCGGGTTGGACGATGGCAAGGCCAAGACTGCAACGGTTACTGCGACCAAGGCAGACGGCAGCCAGAAGAGCTTCACCGCCAAGGTGTTGCTGCTGACGCCGAAGGAAGTGGAGTACTTCCGCAATGGCGGCTTGCTGCAGTACGTGTTGCGGCAGCTGGCGGCTAAGAAAGCGGCCTGA
- a CDS encoding AbrB/MazE/SpoVT family DNA-binding domain-containing protein, producing the protein MDATVAERGQITLPKAVRDALGLTKGTLLKVELEGSRIILRKSVDDAISRARGKFALDGFESAEQAVRTVRDEAGEA; encoded by the coding sequence ATGGACGCCACCGTAGCTGAACGCGGGCAGATCACCCTGCCCAAGGCCGTACGCGACGCTTTGGGTCTGACCAAGGGCACCCTGCTCAAGGTTGAGCTGGAAGGCAGCCGCATCATCCTGCGCAAGAGCGTGGACGACGCCATCTCCCGCGCACGCGGCAAGTTCGCCCTGGACGGGTTCGAGTCGGCCGAGCAGGCCGTGCGTACCGTCCGTGACGAGGCCGGCGAGGCATGA
- a CDS encoding type II toxin-antitoxin system VapC family toxin has translation MIAVDSPVLIELLSDGPRADAVEACLRQALVGGRVVLCGTTLAEICASLRGGAEVQGALEEMGVHFNPLEAKSALRAGEMHRRHRQRSGDTRRIDDFMVGAHALLQCDGLITWNDTFYRDYFKGLKLIVPQA, from the coding sequence ATGATCGCCGTTGATTCCCCGGTCCTTATCGAGCTGCTCAGCGACGGCCCTCGCGCCGACGCGGTGGAGGCCTGCCTGCGGCAGGCCTTGGTCGGCGGCCGGGTGGTCCTCTGCGGTACCACCCTGGCTGAGATCTGCGCCTCGCTGCGCGGTGGCGCAGAGGTGCAGGGTGCTCTGGAGGAAATGGGTGTCCATTTCAATCCGCTGGAAGCCAAATCCGCGTTGCGTGCCGGCGAGATGCACCGCCGCCACCGGCAGCGCAGCGGCGATACCCGCCGCATCGACGATTTCATGGTGGGCGCGCATGCACTGCTGCAGTGCGATGGCCTGATCACCTGGAACGACACGTTTTATCGCGATTACTTCAAGGGCTTGAAGCTGATCGTGCCGCAAGCCTGA
- the acnB gene encoding bifunctional aconitate hydratase 2/2-methylisocitrate dehydratase, with amino-acid sequence MLEAYRHHVAERAALGIPPLPLTAQQTADVIELLKNPPAGEAEFLVDLITNRVPAGVDDAAKVKASYLAAIAFGSEQNALISRERATELLGTMLGGYNVAPLIQLLDDAAVGAIAAEGLKHTLLVFDAFHDVQEKAKAGNANAQGVLQSWADAEWFTSKPEVPQSLTITVFKVPGETNTDDLSPAPDATTRPDIPMHALAMLKNKRPDAPFVPEEDGKRGPIQEILSLKDKGHLVAYVGDVVGTGSSRKSATNSVLWFTGEDIPFIPNKRFGGVCLGSKIAPIFYNTMEDAGALPIELDVSKMEHGDVVELRPYDGKALKNGEVIAEFQVKSDVLFDEVRAGGRIPLIIGRGLTAKAREALGLPVTDLFRLPVQPADTGKGYSLAQKMVGRACGLPEGKGMRPGTYCEPKMTSVGSQDTTGPMTRDELKDLACLGFSADLVMQSFCHTAAYPKPVDVKTHHTLPEFISTRGGVSLRPGDGVIHSWLNRMLLPDTVGTGGDSHTRFPVGISFPAGSGLVAFAAATGVMPLDMPESVLVRFKGKMQPGVTLRDLVNAIPLYAIKAGLLTVAKAGKKNIFSGRILEIEGLPDLKVEQAFELSDASAERSAAGCSVHLNKEPIIEYLTSNITLLKWMIAEGYQDARSLARRIEKMEAWLANPELLQGDADAEYAAVIEIDLADIHEPIVACPNDPDDVKTLSEVAGAKIDEVFIGSCMTNIGHFRAAAKLLEGKRDIPTRLWVAPPTKMDASELTKEGVYGTFGSAGARMEMPGCSLCMGNQAQIREGSTAMSTSTRNFPNRLGRNTNVYLGSAELAAICSRLGRIPTKEEYMADVGVLDSAGAEIYRYMNFDQISDYKDVADSVNA; translated from the coding sequence ATGTTGGAAGCCTACCGCCACCACGTAGCCGAGCGCGCCGCGCTTGGCATCCCGCCGTTGCCGCTCACTGCACAGCAGACGGCCGACGTCATTGAACTGCTGAAGAACCCGCCGGCTGGCGAAGCCGAGTTCCTGGTCGATCTGATCACCAACCGCGTACCGGCTGGTGTCGATGACGCCGCCAAGGTCAAGGCCTCGTACCTTGCCGCCATCGCCTTCGGCAGCGAGCAGAACGCACTGATCAGCCGTGAGCGCGCTACCGAACTGCTGGGCACCATGCTCGGTGGTTACAACGTCGCGCCGCTGATCCAGCTGCTGGACGACGCCGCAGTCGGCGCTATCGCCGCTGAAGGCCTGAAGCACACCTTGCTGGTGTTCGACGCATTCCATGACGTGCAGGAAAAGGCCAAGGCCGGCAACGCCAATGCACAGGGCGTGCTGCAGAGCTGGGCCGATGCCGAGTGGTTCACCAGCAAGCCGGAAGTGCCGCAGAGCCTGACCATCACCGTGTTCAAGGTGCCGGGCGAAACCAATACCGACGACCTGTCGCCGGCTCCGGATGCCACCACCCGTCCGGACATCCCGATGCACGCCCTGGCGATGCTGAAGAACAAGCGTCCGGATGCACCGTTCGTGCCGGAAGAAGACGGCAAGCGCGGCCCGATCCAGGAAATCCTGTCGCTGAAGGACAAGGGCCACCTGGTTGCCTACGTCGGCGACGTGGTCGGCACCGGCTCCAGCCGCAAGTCCGCCACCAACTCGGTGCTGTGGTTCACCGGTGAAGACATCCCCTTCATCCCGAACAAGCGCTTCGGTGGCGTGTGCCTGGGTTCGAAGATCGCCCCGATCTTCTACAACACCATGGAAGACGCCGGCGCACTGCCGATCGAGCTGGACGTGTCGAAGATGGAGCACGGCGATGTCGTCGAGCTGCGTCCGTACGACGGCAAGGCCCTGAAGAACGGCGAAGTCATCGCTGAGTTCCAGGTCAAGAGCGACGTGCTGTTCGACGAAGTGCGCGCCGGTGGCCGTATTCCGCTGATCATCGGCCGTGGCCTGACCGCCAAGGCACGTGAAGCGCTGGGTCTGCCGGTCACCGACCTGTTCCGCCTGCCGGTGCAGCCGGCCGATACCGGCAAGGGCTACTCGCTGGCACAGAAGATGGTTGGCCGCGCCTGTGGCCTGCCGGAAGGCAAGGGCATGCGCCCGGGCACCTACTGCGAACCGAAAATGACCTCGGTGGGCTCGCAGGACACCACCGGTCCGATGACCCGTGACGAGCTGAAGGACCTGGCCTGCCTGGGCTTCTCGGCCGACCTGGTGATGCAGTCGTTCTGCCACACCGCAGCCTACCCGAAGCCGGTGGACGTCAAGACCCACCACACCCTGCCGGAGTTCATCTCCACCCGTGGCGGCGTCTCGCTGCGTCCGGGCGACGGCGTGATCCACAGCTGGCTCAACCGCATGCTGCTGCCGGACACCGTCGGCACCGGTGGTGACTCGCACACCCGTTTCCCGGTCGGCATCTCGTTCCCGGCCGGTTCGGGCCTGGTCGCCTTCGCTGCTGCCACCGGCGTCATGCCGCTGGACATGCCGGAGTCGGTGCTGGTGCGCTTCAAGGGCAAGATGCAGCCGGGCGTGACCCTGCGTGACCTGGTCAACGCGATCCCGCTGTACGCGATCAAGGCCGGTCTGCTGACCGTGGCCAAGGCTGGCAAGAAGAACATCTTCTCCGGTCGCATCCTGGAAATCGAAGGTCTGCCGGACCTGAAGGTCGAGCAGGCATTCGAACTGTCCGATGCTTCGGCTGAGCGTTCGGCCGCTGGTTGCTCGGTGCACCTGAACAAGGAGCCGATCATCGAGTACCTCACCAGCAACATCACGCTGTTGAAGTGGATGATTGCCGAGGGTTACCAGGACGCCCGTTCGCTGGCCCGCCGCATCGAGAAGATGGAAGCATGGCTGGCCAACCCGGAGCTGCTGCAGGGTGATGCCGACGCCGAATACGCCGCCGTCATCGAGATCGACCTGGCCGACATCCATGAGCCGATCGTGGCCTGCCCGAACGACCCGGACGACGTGAAGACCTTGTCCGAAGTTGCCGGCGCCAAGATCGACGAAGTGTTCATCGGTTCGTGCATGACCAACATCGGTCACTTCCGTGCTGCTGCCAAGCTGCTGGAAGGCAAGCGCGACATCCCGACCCGTCTGTGGGTTGCACCGCCGACCAAGATGGATGCGTCCGAGCTGACCAAGGAAGGCGTGTACGGCACCTTCGGTTCCGCTGGCGCGCGCATGGAAATGCCGGGCTGCTCGCTGTGCATGGGCAACCAGGCGCAGATCCGCGAAGGCTCCACCGCGATGTCGACCTCGACCCGCAACTTCCCGAACCGCCTGGGTCGCAACACCAATGTGTATCTGGGTTCAGCCGAGCTGGCCGCGATCTGCTCGCGTCTGGGTCGCATCCCGACCAAGGAAGAGTACATGGCCGACGTTGGCGTGCTGGATTCGGCGGGTGCCGAGATCTACCGCTACATGAACTTCGACCAGATCAGCGATTACAAGGACGTGGCCGATTCGGTCAACGCCTGA